The following nucleotide sequence is from Bremerella alba.
TTGGGCGAAATGGATGCCAGCGTCGGAGAAGACTTTCACGTGGTTTCGATCAGCATCGACCCACGCGAGTCATACCAAAAAGCAAATAAAACGCGTATGCGGTACTATCAGGAATATGACCGCCCAGGCACAGCCAACGGATGGCATTTTTTGGTAGGTGATGTTCGGTCGATTATGGCCGTTGCCAAAGCGACCGGTTTTCAATACCGCTATGTCCCAGAGCGAAAAGAATATGCCCATAACGCTGTGCTGATGTTGTGCACGCCGGATGGGCGAATTTCACGTTACATGTACGGTGTTCAATTCGACGAGCCAACTTTGCGGTTGTCTTTAGTCGAAGCGAGCGAAGGGAAGATCGGAACGACAGTCGATCAGATCCTCTTGGCCTGCTTTATGTACGACGAGACGGCAGGTCGTTACGGTCCCCAGGCCATTCGGTTGATGCAGCTTGGAGGTTTCACCACGGTGGCCTGTTTGCTGATCGGCCTGATTCCGTTCTGGGTCCTCCGGCGCAGAACGGCCACGAACGAAGCGGCTTTTAATTCCAATTCGATGGACGGCCACCTGCCGTCCAATGCGACTTAAATACGAAACCAGACAGAGACGAGATGGTCCCAGAAATAGGCTCAGCCATGTATTCCATCCTGGCGGATACCATGTTCTTCCCGCCCGAGCGGTCGTCGGTCGCTGGAACGGTAGACGGGTTGTTCGACTTTATCTACTACCTGTCGTTGTTCTTCTTCGTTCTGGTCGTCGGTTTCATGATTTACTTCGTCCTGAAGTATTATCAACGCCCCGGCCATACCGAAACGCCCTCCCCTTCGCACAACGAAGCGTTGGAAATCACTTGGAGCATTATTCCTTCCATCTTGGTAGGCGTGATCTTTTTCTTCGGTTTCACTGAGTATCTCAACATGCGAGAAGCTCCTGAGAATTCCTATGAAATCCAAGTCATCGCCAATAAATGGAATTGGTTGTTCCGCTATCCCAACGGGGCCGAATCGAGCGATTTGCATATACCGGTCGATCGAGACGTGAAGTTTCTTTTGCAGTCGCAAGATGTTCTTCACAGTTTCTATATCCCTGCGTTCCGCATCAAAATGGACTGCGTTCCAGGCCGTTACACCTGGACTTGGGCCAGAGCAACGGATACGACCGGTAGTGGGATTGATGACAGTTCGCACGACCCATTCCACCTTTTCTGTGCTGAGTATTGCGGTCAGAAACACTCGCAAATGCGTGCTTTAGTCTACGTTCACGAAACGGCAGACTTTGAACTATGGGTCGAAAAAGCGGCTAACATTCTGGAGAACAACACGCCAGAAGAGGCCGGTGAGATCCTTTTCAAGCGAAAGGGATGTGCTCAGTGTCACTCGTTGGATGGTGATAATTCCGCCAAGTACGCTGGTCCGCCACTCAACGGCCAATGGGGCACAGATCGACAAGTCCTTCCGCGAGGTTCCAGTTCTCCGATCACAGTTAAGATGGACGAAAACTATGTTCGTCAATCGATACGTCAACCTAACGCTGAGATCGTCGTCGGACGCAAGCCAGGCATGACCGTCTTCACGCCGCAGCTGCTCAAAGACGAAGAAATTACGGCGATCATCGCCTACTTGAAAACACTTAAGTAGAAATTAATAGGGCAGCCAAGCCATGTCCACGATTACACCTGAAACACAAATTGACAGCGGTCACAACGACGACCCCAGCTCGAACTACCTTACTAGTTCTTCTGGATTCATGTCGTGGGCTTTTACACTCGATCACAAGCGGATCGGTGTGATGTACCTCGTTGGGATTTTCGGCTCGTTTTTTCTAGGGGGCGTGCTGGCTCTCTTGTTGCGATTGCACCTGTTGGTTCCCAATGGGTTGTTTGGCGACTGGGTTTCTCTCGACCGCTACAACCAGCTGTTTACACTGCATGGTGCGGTGATGACCTTTTTGTTCATCATCCCTAGCATTCCAGCCGCTCTGGGTAACTTTGTCCTTCCACTGATGGTCGGCGCAAAGGACGTGGCGTTTCCACGTATGAACCTGGCCAGCTTCCACCTGTGGGTCTTCGGTGCGATCTTCTTCTTGATTGCCCTGGTTACCACAGGTTTGGATACCGGTTGGACCTTCTACACCCCATATAGTATTGAAACGCAAACCAACGTGATCGCCGCGACCATCGGGGCGTTCATCCTCGGTTTCAGCTCGATCTTCACCGGTTTGAACTTTATCGTCACCGTGAACACCATGCGGCCCCCAGGCATGACCTGGTTCAAGATGCCGCTGTTCATGTGGGCCATTTACGCCACGGCCATTATTCAGATTTTGGCGACGCCAATTCTGGGTATTACGCTGCTATTGCTTATGGGCGAACGTATTCTGGGTATCGGAATCTTCGATCCAAGCATGGGCGGTGACCCTGTGTTGTTCCAGCACTTCTTCTGGTTCTATTCGCACCCGGCCGTGTACATCATGATTCTTCCAGCGATGGGCATCATGAGCGAACTGATGTCGGTTTACAGCCGCAAGCCTATCTTCGGCTATACGTTCATTGCTTACAGCTCGATCGCGATCGCCTTGCTGGGCTTCCTGGTCTGGGGGCATCATATGTTCGTCAGCGGTCAGAGTCCGATGGCGGCGGTGATCTTCAGTGGCTTGACCTTTAGCGTGTCGATCCCGTCGGCGATCAAGGTCTTCAACTGGACCGCGACGATGTACAAAGGAAATATCAATCTGGCGACGCCCATGTGCTACGCCTTGTCGTTCATCTTCCTGTTCACCATCGGCGGCCTGACAGGCTTGTTCCTGGGTGCGTTGGCAACTGACATTCACTTGCACGACACCTACTTTGTCGTCGCTCACTTTCACTACGTGATGATGGGCGGAACGGTCATTGCGTTCGTCGGCGGTCTGTACCACTGGTGGCCTAAGATCTTTGGTGTGATGTACAACGAATTCTTCGGACGTCTGTTTTGTGCAGTGGTCTTCTTCGGATTCAACCTGACCTTCCTTCCGCAGTTCGTGATGGGCTCGCGCGGGATGCCACGGCGTTATGCCACTTATGTTGACGAGTACCAGATTTACCACGTCCTCTCCACGATCGGTGCGTTGACGTTGGGTATCGGGATGGTGGGCGCGATTGCCGTGCTAGTCATTTCGCTCTTCAACGGACGCAAGGCTCCGGCCAATCCATGGGGTGCGGCGACTTTGGAATGGACCTGCACCAGCCCACCTCCTTATTACAACTTTGCACATGCACCGCACGTAGGCTCCCCCTACGACTATAGCGACCTGAAATACGACGCCCGAATCGGCGGCTACGTGAAAGATCCTAACGCGTCTAAGACGACCCCGCCGGATCAACACTAAACGCGAGCCTCGGTTACTACTTATTACTTAACGTGACGACGATAAGAGACGAAATTGCCCTATGAGCGCCGCCGTCGAACCCCAAGATCAGGCCCATCATGAGGACGGTGATCATCACGGTCACAGTCCTTTCCAGGCTCACCACTTCGAAACGATGCAGCAGCAGTTCGATGCAGGTAAGCTTGGCATCTGGCTCTTTCTGTTCACGGAAATCCTGATGTTCAGCGGGCTCTTTTGTGCCTACCTGATCTACCGATATAACCACCCCGAAGTGTTCTTGTACGCTCACAAGCAACTCGACACGACAATGGGCGCCATCAATACGGTCGTGCTTATCGTGAGCAGCTTGACGATGGCTTGGGCTGTTCGTGCTGCTCAGCTTAGCCAGAAGAAACTGCTGATCTTCATGCTTAGTGCCACCCTGGCATTAGCTGGCGTGTTTTTGGTCGTTAAGTACTTCGAATACACGCACAAGTTTGATATCGGTTTGTATACCGGTCAGGCAAATGTGATGTACCAGCTTCAACATCCCGACGAAAGCGAACACAACCAAGAGCTTTACAATTCGGCAATCGCTGCCGAGAAGCACGAAAAAGCTGAGCACAAAGAAGAAGAAGAACACGCGGTTGCTGAAGCCGAACACGAGGACGCGCATCCTGAGCAGCATGCAGACGAGCACGCTTCCGGACAAGGTGACTCTCACGGGCACGGCCATGGTGGCCCTGAACAGTTCCTGGATGCTCCGCGAAACACGCAAATCTTCTTCGGCATTTATTACATGATGACCGGGCTTCACGGTTTCCATATTTTGTTTGGCATGGTCGCGATCGGATGGTTACTATTCCGCTCTATCCGCGGCGATTTTGACAGAGAGTATTTCGGTCCTGTCGACTACGTGGGCCTCTATTGGCACTTGGTCGACCTGATTTGGATCTACCTGTTCCCGCTGCTCTATCTCATTCGTTCCTAACCCCACCCGGGATGCTTGATATGTCTGACCATTCGACCAACCATTCTGATGATCACGAACATGGCTTAGGCCACGTGATGCCTTTGTCGATCCTGTTTGGGACCTTCGTGACACTGCTTTTTTTCACCGGTCTGACCGTTTTTATCGCGGATCAGGATCTGGGTGAAATCGATATTTGGATTGCTTTAGCAATCGCCACTCTGAAAGCTGGACTCGTCGCGACATACTTTATGCATCTTCGCTACGACAAGCCAATTAACGTCTTGTTGTTTTTGTTCAGCCTAGGCTTTGTGGCATTGTTCTTGGGCATTACTTTGCTTGACTCGGAACAATACCAACCACAAATCAAAGAATTCTACGAGGCGACGACGACCGTTACCGTGACGGAACCACCAGCCCCTCAATAAGCAAAATGCGAACCGGTGAGAGTCAGCGGTTGAGCCCTGACAGCGACTATGCTCAGGAATTCTTACTCTGCGGTTTCAATGCGGCGCGATGAATATCAGGCCAAGTTTGGGTTTGCCCTTTTCATCGCCTCGCTGACGATGTTTTTTCTCGCCAGTCTCGCCGCTTACGGAATTATTCGCGGTACTTCAGGTGCGCCTGCTATCTCGCTTGGGTCGTTTCCGCTGAGTCTGGTCGCCAGTACGATCAGCATGCTGGGCGTTAGCTTCGCTATGCATAAGGCCGTGATCAATGTACGCCGCGAGCGGCAGGCACGCTTCCGGCGATGGCTGATTACAGCTGCAGTGATTTCGGTCGTCTTCCTTATTTTTCAATCGCTGGGCCTGCACTCGCTTTTAGATATGCATCGAGCAGCTCTTGATGAAGGCGTCACCAAGCAATTTGGCCTGATGTTCTTCCTTGTGTTTATCCACGCCTTACATGTCGTCGGGGGCATCGCCTTTTTGAGTGGTGTCCTGGTTCGGGCTCGCCACGATGCCTATGACCATGAGAAACACTGGAGCGTCGACATCTGTGCGTTGTACTGGCACTTCTTAGATGTCGTCTGGATCGTCATGCTTGGTACGTTTCTATTGGGTCGTTAGCTTGCTTCTTTAATCGTGGCAAGTTCTTCCCACCGTTCCATGCAAGTCATCAGTTTTTCGCCGACTGCTTCCAGGCTCTGCGAGACCTGTTTGATTTCATCTTGCGGCTTTTGATAGAAACTCGGCTCGGCCATCTGGGCCTGAATTTTTTCCTGTTCCGCTTCCAGGTTTTCGATCTTCTCAGGCAGGCCGTCTAATTCTCGCTGCTCTTTGTAGCTCAACTTTCGACCGCGGGGTTTCGTGGGCTCCTGCTTTTCGGCAGTCGGCTTCGGCGTCTCGCCAGGCTTTGCTTCATTGCTGGCAGGCTCGAACGGTGGAGTTGTGTCTTTCTTATGTTGAATCAGATAGTCGTCGTAACCGCCTGCGTATTCCAGGACAACACCGTCCCCCTCGAATGAGATCGTGCTGGTCACGACGTTGTTGAGGAACTCACGATCGTGGCTTACTACCAAAATGGTGCCGGGGTAATTTACGACCAGATCTTCCAGCAGCTCCATGGTATCTGAATCGAGGTCATTGGTCGGTTCGTCCAGCACTAACACGTTCGACGGCTTGGCAAACAATTGGGCCAACAGCAACCGGTTACGTTCGCCACCGCTCAAATACTTGATGGCACGATTGGCTTGTTCTGGGGTAAAGAGGAACTCTTGCAAGTATCCCACCACGTGCTTTGAATTCCCGTTAATTTTGACGAACTCGTTGCCCTCTCCAATGTTCTCGCGCAGAGTTTGCTCTGGATCGAGCCGAGCCTGAAGCTGGTCGAAGTAGGCGATCTGCACGTTCGTCCCGATCTTAACTCCACCTTGGTCAGGCTTCATTTGCCCCAGAAGGATTCGTAGCAACGTCGACTTGCCGATACCGTTGCGTCCAATGATGCCGACCTTATCACCCCGCATAATCACGGTCGAAAAGTCGTTCACAATTCGCAGGTCGCCAAATCGATGCGCCAGCTGATCGGCCTTGAAGACCAACTGACCGGAACGATCGCCGACGTGGGCTTCCATTTTCACGCTGCCGACATGCTTGCGGCGGTCGCTGTATTGGTTTCGCATTTCCTTCAGTGCACGAACACGACCTTCGTTTCGCGTACGTCGTGCCTTGATTCCTTGGCGAATCCAGACTTCTTCCTGGGCCAGTTTCTTATTGAAAAGTGCTTGTTCCTTTTCCTCGGCCTCGAGCGCAGCGGCCTTTCGTTTTAGGTATTCGTCGTAACCGCAGGACCAACTTGTCACCCGGCCGCGATCCACATCGATAACGCGAGTCGCCAGCTTCCGAGCAAATGCCCGGTCGTGCGTTACGAAAACAATCGAGCACGAGATATTCGTTAATAGCTTTTCGAGCCACAGGATCGAATCGATGTCTAAGTGGTTGGTCGGTTCGTCCAGCAGTAAGAGGTCTGGATCGTTGACCAAGGCTCGAGCCAGCAATACCCGCCGTTTCATCCCGGCAGACAGCTTTTGAAAGACTAACTCTCCGTCGAGGCCGGTTTTTGTCAGCGTTTGCTCAATTTGATTCTGTAAATTCCAGCCATCCTGGGTGTCGATTTCGTGTTGCAGCTCATCCAGGCGTTTGGCCGTCTCATCCGTTAGATTCTCAGCCAACTGATGGGTAATCGCGTGGTACTCGCGTAGAATCTCGGCCATGCCACCGACGCCATCGGCCACCACATCGTAGACCGTCCCACGGTCGTCAGTAGGCACCGTTTGAGCCATTTGGGCTCGCGTCAGCCCCGTTGCCAGGGCAATTTCGCCATCATCCGGTATGACCTCGCCAGCCAGGATCTTCATCAGGGTTGATTTCCCAGCCCCGTTTCGCCCCATCAGGCATACCCGCTGCCCTGGCTCCAGGACGAACGATACGTCCGTGAACAGGGGCCGGTCGTGGTAAGCATGGCGAACGTTTTTTAGTGTGATCAGCGGCATAAATGTCAGTAGCCCAAGGGGTAGGCAAAAGGGGCGATTTCCTAGGATTCCAAGTCCTCTATCGTCGCGGAAATCGACGTTTAGCAAAAGGCCGGGGGTCAGGTTCTCAGCGAACAATTCACAGACAAATGAAGTCCCAGCGAACTCCTTTACCTGCCGCAGGTTCCTTTATTCATCCAGCGGCAAAGCCAAACGGTCAAGCAACTGTCTGCCAAACCGCTTTTCAGGGTTCAACTTCCACCGGGCTGATCTTGTTCAAACAATGACCGAGGCCGCATTAAGGGCGAGAATTGCCTTGCATCGATCGGGCAGGTACGGTGGGAAAGATGGTGAGTTGCCGTAATTGAGGTTTTCTTCGCACGACTCTTCCCAGGAATGCACAATTGATTTCTCGTTACACCATCTACCGACGACGTCCGCCGGATGCGTCCCCGTTACCGCAAGGGATCCGGCAAGACACCCGCCATCGCACCAAGCATATCGTCCGCCCGACGCAGATGATGGTAGTAGCCTATCTAGCCGATCCTAATGAAACGGGGTTTTCCACGTTTCAGGCATCGTATCGGGAACTTCTAACTGCCCGTTGGAATGACGATCGATCCGAGTTCGATAACCTGGCGGAATTGGCTTTCAACGAAGACGTTTACCTCGGCTGTAGTTGCCCGACCAAGAAGAATCCTGACGTTCGCCATTGTCATACTTGGATGGCACTGCAGTTCATGGCCGAGAAGTTTCCAGACCTGGAAGTGATCTTTCCTGAGAAATAAGACTAACGGAGAAGGAAACGCAATCGCCCGTGCCTACGCACTTCATCCAACAAGTGATCATGCAGTGCGTACTATTCTGTTATGACTTCTTTATTATTCGTGTCGTTTTTAGGTCTCGGTTTTTGAGGAAATTCTCGCTAGCACCTCGCTCTGGGGCCGAGTGGTTTCGTTGCGTTCACGCATTGCTGCCTCCTTCAGCACGCTTATCGCACATTGCATTGGCATAACGACCAACCAGGTAATTACGCAAAACGTACTTTTTTGCGTAAGTGAGATACTCCCCCACTAATTAAAACTGTGATGTCGTTTCCCCGCATACTCTTCAAGTGGTCACAAAAGACTCTTCCCTTACCGAAAACTTGGCATGACTCTTGCCAATTCATCGAGTGGAATTGAAAAGAGGTTTTAGGTTCGCTTGAAACTGGCCCGGAGGTAAGTTCGTCGAACCGCAACTTTTACCCGTAAGAGGTAACTGATGAGTAAGGGATTTTTGATCGACATGGATGGCGTCATGTATCGCGGGGGCCAGATGATCCCTGGCGCCGATACATTTATTCGACAGCTTCGAGATGATGGAACCCCGTTTCTATTCTTGACCAATAATAGTCAGCGAACGCGACGCGACGTCGTAACCAAATTGTCCCGCATGGGAATCGATGTGGAAGAGCAACAGGTCTTTACCTGTGCGATGGCGACCGCTCGTTTTCTCGCCGGGCAGAAGCCTAACGGCACCGCGTATGTCCTGGGCGAAGGTGGGCTGCTGAACGCGCTTCACCAAAATGGATACTCGGTCGTCGACCAAGATCCAGACTTTGTGGTTGTGGGTGAAGGCCGCACGCTGAACTGGGACATGGTCGAAACGGCAACCCAAATGATACTGGACGGGGCCAAACTGATTGCGACCAATGACGATCCGAATTGCCCCACCTGGCGCGGTACGCGTCCCGGTGCTGGGGCGACGATCGCCTTTCTCGAAAAAGCGACCGGCCGCAAGGCGCTAAGCATCGGCAAACCGAGCCCATTGATGATGCGTATGGCTCGCAAGGAGATAGGCCTGGAAACCTCCGAGACCGTGATGATCGGGGATACGATGGAAACCGATATTCTCGGTGGCGTACAGATGGGCTACCAGACGATCCTGGTGCTTACCGGCGGCACCCGTCTAGAGGATATCCCCAAGCATCCCTACCAACCGGACATGGTCATTGACTCAATCGCTGAGTTGGTGCGAAAGAAAGATGATCGCGTTGTCTTGCGGACACAGGTAACTGTACCGGACGACTCTGCCAACGAATTCGTGGCTTCGCTGCGACGATAAAAGTCCAGCAAAGCTTCGTCCCCCAAACGACGGTCACGACATCAGAGCGTAGGCCTCGTTTCCCTCCCCTCCCTTTGTGCTTGGTCGAGACGGCCTCATCGGGCACATCAATGGCCTACCGCAACTCCCGCCGGAGCCGTTCCTGCTAGTTTACTTATCCGCCGAATTTAAGAATCCAAGAGCGGGCGTCACGTTTTCGTGACGTGGCGTCCGTTACTCTTCTT
It contains:
- a CDS encoding cytochrome c oxidase subunit I, giving the protein MSTITPETQIDSGHNDDPSSNYLTSSSGFMSWAFTLDHKRIGVMYLVGIFGSFFLGGVLALLLRLHLLVPNGLFGDWVSLDRYNQLFTLHGAVMTFLFIIPSIPAALGNFVLPLMVGAKDVAFPRMNLASFHLWVFGAIFFLIALVTTGLDTGWTFYTPYSIETQTNVIAATIGAFILGFSSIFTGLNFIVTVNTMRPPGMTWFKMPLFMWAIYATAIIQILATPILGITLLLLMGERILGIGIFDPSMGGDPVLFQHFFWFYSHPAVYIMILPAMGIMSELMSVYSRKPIFGYTFIAYSSIAIALLGFLVWGHHMFVSGQSPMAAVIFSGLTFSVSIPSAIKVFNWTATMYKGNINLATPMCYALSFIFLFTIGGLTGLFLGALATDIHLHDTYFVVAHFHYVMMGGTVIAFVGGLYHWWPKIFGVMYNEFFGRLFCAVVFFGFNLTFLPQFVMGSRGMPRRYATYVDEYQIYHVLSTIGALTLGIGMVGAIAVLVISLFNGRKAPANPWGAATLEWTCTSPPPYYNFAHAPHVGSPYDYSDLKYDARIGGYVKDPNASKTTPPDQH
- a CDS encoding ATP-binding cassette domain-containing protein, yielding MPLITLKNVRHAYHDRPLFTDVSFVLEPGQRVCLMGRNGAGKSTLMKILAGEVIPDDGEIALATGLTRAQMAQTVPTDDRGTVYDVVADGVGGMAEILREYHAITHQLAENLTDETAKRLDELQHEIDTQDGWNLQNQIEQTLTKTGLDGELVFQKLSAGMKRRVLLARALVNDPDLLLLDEPTNHLDIDSILWLEKLLTNISCSIVFVTHDRAFARKLATRVIDVDRGRVTSWSCGYDEYLKRKAAALEAEEKEQALFNKKLAQEEVWIRQGIKARRTRNEGRVRALKEMRNQYSDRRKHVGSVKMEAHVGDRSGQLVFKADQLAHRFGDLRIVNDFSTVIMRGDKVGIIGRNGIGKSTLLRILLGQMKPDQGGVKIGTNVQIAYFDQLQARLDPEQTLRENIGEGNEFVKINGNSKHVVGYLQEFLFTPEQANRAIKYLSGGERNRLLLAQLFAKPSNVLVLDEPTNDLDSDTMELLEDLVVNYPGTILVVSHDREFLNNVVTSTISFEGDGVVLEYAGGYDDYLIQHKKDTTPPFEPASNEAKPGETPKPTAEKQEPTKPRGRKLSYKEQRELDGLPEKIENLEAEQEKIQAQMAEPSFYQKPQDEIKQVSQSLEAVGEKLMTCMERWEELATIKEAS
- a CDS encoding cytochrome c oxidase subunit 3; translation: MRRDEYQAKFGFALFIASLTMFFLASLAAYGIIRGTSGAPAISLGSFPLSLVASTISMLGVSFAMHKAVINVRRERQARFRRWLITAAVISVVFLIFQSLGLHSLLDMHRAALDEGVTKQFGLMFFLVFIHALHVVGGIAFLSGVLVRARHDAYDHEKHWSVDICALYWHFLDVVWIVMLGTFLLGR
- a CDS encoding cytochrome c oxidase subunit 3 family protein, which codes for MSAAVEPQDQAHHEDGDHHGHSPFQAHHFETMQQQFDAGKLGIWLFLFTEILMFSGLFCAYLIYRYNHPEVFLYAHKQLDTTMGAINTVVLIVSSLTMAWAVRAAQLSQKKLLIFMLSATLALAGVFLVVKYFEYTHKFDIGLYTGQANVMYQLQHPDESEHNQELYNSAIAAEKHEKAEHKEEEEHAVAEAEHEDAHPEQHADEHASGQGDSHGHGHGGPEQFLDAPRNTQIFFGIYYMMTGLHGFHILFGMVAIGWLLFRSIRGDFDREYFGPVDYVGLYWHLVDLIWIYLFPLLYLIRS
- the coxB gene encoding cytochrome c oxidase subunit II, which encodes MYSILADTMFFPPERSSVAGTVDGLFDFIYYLSLFFFVLVVGFMIYFVLKYYQRPGHTETPSPSHNEALEITWSIIPSILVGVIFFFGFTEYLNMREAPENSYEIQVIANKWNWLFRYPNGAESSDLHIPVDRDVKFLLQSQDVLHSFYIPAFRIKMDCVPGRYTWTWARATDTTGSGIDDSSHDPFHLFCAEYCGQKHSQMRALVYVHETADFELWVEKAANILENNTPEEAGEILFKRKGCAQCHSLDGDNSAKYAGPPLNGQWGTDRQVLPRGSSSPITVKMDENYVRQSIRQPNAEIVVGRKPGMTVFTPQLLKDEEITAIIAYLKTLK
- a CDS encoding TIGR01457 family HAD-type hydrolase — encoded protein: MSKGFLIDMDGVMYRGGQMIPGADTFIRQLRDDGTPFLFLTNNSQRTRRDVVTKLSRMGIDVEEQQVFTCAMATARFLAGQKPNGTAYVLGEGGLLNALHQNGYSVVDQDPDFVVVGEGRTLNWDMVETATQMILDGAKLIATNDDPNCPTWRGTRPGAGATIAFLEKATGRKALSIGKPSPLMMRMARKEIGLETSETVMIGDTMETDILGGVQMGYQTILVLTGGTRLEDIPKHPYQPDMVIDSIAELVRKKDDRVVLRTQVTVPDDSANEFVASLRR
- a CDS encoding SCO family protein is translated as MPGLGTFRWAWAVIICLALAASAKAQIDETPDAVDGLGVTEHLNDLLPLDTPFTDDRGALIRLSEYFDGEKPVILSLNYSNCPMLCQQQLNGLVRTLGEMDASVGEDFHVVSISIDPRESYQKANKTRMRYYQEYDRPGTANGWHFLVGDVRSIMAVAKATGFQYRYVPERKEYAHNAVLMLCTPDGRISRYMYGVQFDEPTLRLSLVEASEGKIGTTVDQILLACFMYDETAGRYGPQAIRLMQLGGFTTVACLLIGLIPFWVLRRRTATNEAAFNSNSMDGHLPSNAT
- a CDS encoding cytochrome C oxidase subunit IV family protein, giving the protein MSDHSTNHSDDHEHGLGHVMPLSILFGTFVTLLFFTGLTVFIADQDLGEIDIWIALAIATLKAGLVATYFMHLRYDKPINVLLFLFSLGFVALFLGITLLDSEQYQPQIKEFYEATTTVTVTEPPAPQ